Sequence from the Muntiacus reevesi chromosome 9, mMunRee1.1, whole genome shotgun sequence genome:
GTAATAGCGTGGGGTCTGGCAACAGAGAAATTTGTACTTCAGCCTTGATGCCTCTAGTAATTCACTGTGTGGGCTTACTCAGTTCATAGGTCTAGCTGGTCCTTCATTTTTCTAATCTATAAAAGAATTCCCATTTATTTTGTTGCAGGTTGCTATGTAGACTCTTTCTCTCAAAGTGAAATCAGCTAGATGCAAACACAATTAGTTCTAATTTCCTTAATTAGTGGCCAGAATCGCCTGTTTGATGGGCATCCTGGATGAAGTAAATGACCCCATACTTTttgtctgtgtgtgctaagtcatgtctgactctttgccaccccatggtctggcccactaggctcctctgtccatggaattttccaggcaagagtactggattagattgccatttccctctccagggtatcttcatgatccagggatcaaacccacacctcctgcattggcaggtggattctttaccactagcaccacctgggacacacTTTTTGTTTATCATTCCTCATTTTTCTACAATGAAATAGGTAATTGCTCTAATGAAGTATGATTAAGAATAATATATGCCTTCATTCATAATCCACCTtttgtacctatggctgattcatgttgaagctcaatagaaaacaacaaaatctgcaaagcaattatccttcaattaaagaataaataaatttttaaaaaatggaatccaaaaaataataGATCAGAGATATAAAGGTTTATGAGAAAGTTGTAAAGTACAAAATTATCAGGATATTTAAGTAAACatactattattttattgataTGCCCCACATCAGAAtgtaatgaaagagaatttttaagatgATTGATAGGATTAAATACTGGAATTCAGTTACTTTAATTTCATGGTACTGATAGTTCTAATTTATACTAAGTGTCATGTAACACATAAGCTTAACTAAAAGAAGAGCTACTTAGATTTTACTTTGGGGTCCATTTATTATCCAATGCTTTGACAAAAATTTGATTTCCTAGATCCCTATTTATTTATAACTGTCCCttcaagttaagaaaaaaatttgataaccctatatgcaggacagaaaaagagacacagatgtacagaacagactttgggactctgtgggagaaggcgagggtgagatcttctgagagaatagcactgaaacaagtatactatcaagggtgaaacagatcaccagcccaggttggatgcatgagacaagtgctcggggctggtgcactgggaagacccagagggatggggtggggagggaggtgggaggggggatcgggatggggaacacatgtaaatccatggctgactcatgtcaatatatggcaaaaaccactacaatattgtaaagtaattagcctccaactaattaaatgaaaaaaaaaaaaagaaaaaatttgaaacaaattatagtcatatttaaCATGTATGCATCCTCACATATAATTGATACtttaataaagcattttaatGCATCTCATAAATAAGAAATCTGTTGTCAGACCATGTTCATGTAGTCGAACAAAATATACACCAAAATTTTgatcaattttattctttcatttgaagGCTCGAGTTACTTTGGCTAAATCACATTAGGGGCTAAATCTGCGATCCATACTAAGGTTCTAGAGTTAGACACAATATTTTTTGTCTTCCACAACTGTGCTGTCTCGAACACAccagttaaataaaaattagaataaaataaagctaaagtTTCCCTTGTGAAGTTTAGTGAACATATATTAAGAATTCTTTATTAGACAATCTCGATGTAGTCTTCAAAATTtgtctcatatttttattatctttactgTGTTTCTTATCTAATTCCTATTTTGAAACTGATTCTTGTCGGTCAATATTTTTGTGTGTAATATATGGATTCTTGAAGGAGAAAGACTGATAATAACGAATTAAAAATGACTGTATTGTCAATACTCAAATAATACATTTAGTACGCTTAATACCTTTAATGTTAAAATAAACTTGATGGTTTTATAAGATATGTTATTAATATAACCATTCAAACTAAATTGCaatttttataatacatttgtgtatgtatgtgtgtttacaaGAGTAATATGTGAGTTCTCTGaattaaaaaagagataaatatttgatttaattatatattatatttgtacCATATATATTTCTCTAAGGATTAagtaatgttttcctttttgatttgaCAACTCCATagttgaaaaattatttaagaaaaattttcaagtGAATGGTGGAACTATCTGGGAAAGTGAAGACATGAGACTGTTTTCCTTCTAAAGGTGATTTCACGCTGATTAGTTCATTCTCTATTTGATGCATGCAAGTCTCACTATAACAAAGATATAGTGCATTCCATGTCAGTAATATAAGCTATTAGTAGGTCACTGAATTCAGCTCATTTCCACCCGCAGcagatttttcattctttcaaataaaTGCCGATCTCTATAGCACACTGAAGAAAACCAAGAGTCGTGACACTGAAATCTTGTCCTATACACGGTAAATGAAATATCTAATTGCCTCAATGCTGGAGACTTTAGGTACAGATACTGATGACCTTTTaacattttgcttgtttgttatGCACTTTGCTTTCGTCATACTCCACTGAATAAGCAACAGTCTGACATCATAGGGAAATATGAGCCATAATAAAATACCACATTGTGATTTATACAGTCATGTGCTTCTTTTAGCAATACCTTTTCTAATGACAGTTTTATTATTTGTCATCAGGAGATATTTACAGTTAGTGCTATTTATATCCAAGGGTTCTACTTCCCTGGATTCAAGCAACTGCAGATCCAAAgtattgtgaaaataaaaatttgcagAGTTCAAAAACTACAACAAATTTGCAGCACATCAACAACTGTTTTAAAAGCATTGAAATTGTATTTATAACCTTTTAGACAACATGCACATTATATTAGGTTTTATAAGTAATCTATAGATGGGTTCAAGTATGTGAGAAGAGTTGTGTTGCTTATATTGTAAATGTCTccccattttatataaagaacttgTGCCTCTTTCATTTGGGTATGGGGGAGGGGGGTTTTGGAACACATGCCCCCCACTTGGGGTGACTGTATCTTatagtaattataaaatattcaggtACCAGAATGCCCAAGTGGTTAAGGCGCTGGACTTAAGATCCAATGGATTTATATCTTTGCAGGTTCGAGCCTCACTTCTGGTACAAGTGGatctgcttgggcttccctggtgactcaggttataaagaatctgcctgcaatgcaggaaatccaggttcgaccactgggtcaggaagaatccctgaAAGGAATGgccaccacccactccagtcttcctgcctagacggaggagcctggcgggctgcagtccatggggctgcaaagagttggacatgactaagtgatatcaaagcaataataataatcccATTTCCTAGTAACCTGGGAACATGAAAAAGTTAAGTAATTTTCACATtggtttttaacatttaaatttaatacTATCTTCTGATGTCAATGTATTTGTTCACATTTTACAAACTGTAAACTTCATGCATGCTGTAGAAAATCTGGGATTAGCACTCACATATGTATTATCTACTATAATAATTTTGGGATTAAAAACTCCTATATTCATTTGTCTATGTGAATTTTTAGATGACATAATATGAAAGTGAGTAGTCATAAATTTAACAGAAAATAGATTGGAAGTTAAAACATATAAACTGGCattatttttaacatgaaaaattattaattttaaaaaattatttatttttaatttatttttacagagTAAGCATCCACTTGGACTCAACTTTTAATCACTGGACTATTCCCTCACTGAAAAGGATTTCTAAGAAACAGACATGAGGATATAATTGGTGGACTctatttttgccatatattgcttttggaacttaaaaatgaaaactgagatGTCAGGGTCACCACCAAATTTAGATTTATACAGGATTCAGATAAAAAATAGGACTGAGGTCACCATGTTCATACTGATGGGCTTTACAGATGATTTTGAGATGCAAATCTTTCTATTTTTACTATTTCTAGCAATCTATCTTTTTACAATGATCGGGAATTTGGTGTTGGTTTTTTTGGTCATTATGGATTCCCGGCTCCAcaaccccatgtactattttCTGACAGCATTATCATTATTGGATGCCTGCTATTCTTCTGTTATCACACCCAAAATGCTGATCAATTTCCTATCAGAGAATAAAACCATTTCCTTTCTTGGATGTGCCACGCAgatgtttctctttcttacttgtgGGACCACAGAATGCTTCATCTTGGCCGCAATGGCCTATGATCGCTATGTCGCCATCTACAACCCTCTCCTGTATTTAGTTAAAATGTCACCCAGAGTCTATGTGCCACTTATAATTTCCTGCTATGCTGTTGGCATCTTGCATGCTACTTTGCACACAGTGGCTACTTTCAGCCTCTCCTTCTGTGCCTCCAATGAAATCAGACATGTCTTCTGTGACATCCCTCCCCTCCTCGCTATTTCTTGCTCTGATACTCGCATGAACCAGCTTCTAGTTTTCTATTTTGCAGGCTCTATTGAGATATCCACCATATTGATTGTTCTGATCTCCTATGGTTTCATCCTGTTGGCCATTCTGAGGATGCGTTCTGCTGAAGGGAGAAGGAAAGTCTTTTCTACATGTGGCTCTCACCTAACCGGAGTGTCCATTTTTCATGGCACGGTTCTCTTTATGTACGTGAGACCCACTTCCAGCTACGCCTTGGATCATGACATGATCGTGTCTGTATTTTACACCATCATAATTCCCATGTTGAATCCCATCATCTATAGTTTGAGGAACAAAGATGTCAAAGAGGCAATGAAGAAAGTGTCTGGGAAAAATTGGTTTATCAACAAAGTATATTTTTCACACTAAAcattaaattgaaataaattaagactgatgtttattgttttaaaatcaaaattataattaaaatattttctattagttTATTTGTGTCTACCTGGTATTCTTAGgtgtttaaaataaagattatagtCAACCCACCACATATGCAGTTTTTGCACATACAGGAAACTGTGACATGTATATACATCTATCTCCACATAACATGGGtatgtaatatgtattttattatcatATTCATATGAAgactttatgtatatatacatgtatgcatctacagacaaacacatacacatgtatacacacatacacgcatatGCATATATAGATACTGGTTGttaatttctggaactctcttgctttttcgatgatccatcggatgttggcaatttgatctctggttcctctgcttttctaaaacaagcttgaacatctggaagttcaggtttCACGTACtgccgaagcctggcttggagaattttaagcattactttactagcgtgtgagatgagtgcaattgtgcagtagttggagcattctttggcactgcctttctttgggattaggatgaaaactgagcttttccagccctgcagccactgctgagttttccacattagctggcatattgagtgcagcactttcacagcatcatcttttaggatttgaaacaactcaactggaattccatcatctccactagctttgttcctaacgatgcttcctaaggcccattttcttaacattccaggatgtctggctctagtcgagtgatcacactattgtgattatctgggttgtgaagatcttttttgtacagttcctctgtgtattcttgccacctcttcttaatatcttttgcttctgttgcgtccctaccatttctgtcctttatcgagcccatctttgagtgatatgttcccttggtatctctaattttcttgaagagatctctagtttttctcattctgttgttttcctctatttctttgcattgatcactgaggaaggctttcttatctctccttgctatttgttggaactctgcattcaaatgggtatatttttctttttctgctttgctttttgcttcccttttttcacaataaaacatctatttctgcttcattgactatgccaaagcctttgactgtgtggatcacaataaattctggaaaattctgaaagagatgggaataccagaccacctgacctgcctcatgagaaacctgtaagcaggtcagaaagcaacagttagaactggacatgaaacaacagactggttccaaataggaaaaagagtacatcaaggctgtatattgtcaccttgcttatttaacttatatgcagagtacatcatgagaaacgctgggctggaggaagcacaggctggaatcaagattgcctggagaaatatcaataacctcagatatgcagatggaaccacccttatggctgaaagtgaagaagaactcaagaacctcttgatgaaggtgaaagaggagagtgaaaaagttggcttaaagctcaatattcagaaaattaagatcatggcattcggtcccatcacttcatggcaaatagatggggaaacgttggaaatagtggctgattttatttttctggactccaaaatcactgcagatggtgattacagccataaaattaaagactcttactccttggaaggaaatttatgacaaccgagacagcatattgaaaagcagagacattactttgtcaacaaaggtctgtctagtcaaggctatggtttttccagtggtcatgtatggatgtgagagttggactataaagaaaactgagtgctgaagaattgatgctttcgaattgtggtgttggagaagactcttgagagtcccttggactgcaaggatatcgaaccagtcaatcctagaggagatgagtcctgggtgttcattggtaggactgatgttaaagctgaaactccaatactttggccacctgatgcaaaaagctgactcatttgtaaagatcctgatgctaggaaagattgaaggcaggatgacaaggggacgatagaggatgagatggctgaatgacatcaccgactcaatggacatgggtttggttagattccggcagttggtgatggacagggatgcctggcgtgctgcgattcatggggttgtaaggagtaggacacgactgagccactgaactgaactgaactgctaatagattcactttgctgaatagCTGAAACAaccaaaacattgtaaatcaactatattgcaataaattttttttcatttatttttattatttggaggctaattactttacaatattgtagtgggttttgtcaaacattgacatgaatcagccatggaattacatgtattccccatcccgatctcccctcccacctccctctctacctgatccctttgggtcttcccagtgcaccaagcctgagcacttgtctcatgcatccaacctgggctggtgatctgtttcaccatagataatacacatgttttgatgctgttctctagaaacatcccaccctcgcctgctcccacagagtccaaaagtctgttctatacatcagtctctctttttcagttttgcatatagggttagcgttaccatctttttaaattccatatatatgtgttactatactgtattgatctttatctttctggcttacttcactctgtataatgggctccagtttcatccatctcattagaactgattcaaatgaatactttttaacggctgagtaatattccatggtgtatatgtaccacagcttccttatccactcgtctgctgatgggcatctaggttgcttccatgtcctggctattataaacagtgctgcgatgaacattggggtgaacgtgtctctttcagatctgatttccttggtgtgtattaCCAGCAGTGGgtttactggatcatatggcagttctatttccagttctttaaagaatctccacactgttctccctagtggctgtacTCGTTTGCATTCCTACTAACAGTATAAGaggactcccttttctccacaccctctccagcatttattgcttgtagccttttggatagcagccatcctgactggtgtgtagtggtacctcattgtggttttgatttgcatttctctgataatgagcgatgttgagcatcttttcatgtgtttgttagccacctgtatgtcttctttggagaaatgtctgtttagttctttggcccattttttgattgggtcatttatttttctggaattgagctgcaggagatgcttgtatatttctgagattaatcctttgtctgttgcttcatttgctattattttctcccattctgagggctgtttttttcaccttgcttatcgtttcctttgttgtgcaagagcttttaagtttcattaggtcccatttgtttagttttgcttttatttccaatattctgggaggtgggtcatagaggatcttgctgtgatttatgtcggagattgctttgcctatgttctcctctaggagttttatagtttctggtcttacatttagatatttaatccattttgtgtatggtattagaaagtgttctagtttcattcttttacaagtggttgaccagttttcccagcaccacttgttaaagaggttgtcttttttccattgtatattctagcTTCCTTTGtccaagataaggtgtccataggttcgtggatttatctctgggctttctattctgttccattgatctatatttctgtctttgtgccagtaccatactgttttgatgactgtggctttgtagtagagcctgaatgttttgcttttaacttttataattctattagtttattttgctgttaatttctaatttcttaattTGAATATGAATTTTTCAATGAATACCATGTCAGTGCATCCCACATGATTTAGTAAAGCAGATCATTATAACAATAccaatatttctgtatttttctttctttctttgtctttggattagagtttgctttttaatttatttttcaatgctTAAATAGAATAGCTTCaggagctgttttttaaaaattgtcttttatttcaaaacagaatGTGGTATGCTCCTGTGTTGGCTgccatgcatgccaagtcacttcagtcatgtccagctcgttgcagctctatggactgtagtccaccaggccctCCCCCCTCTCCCACCAGTAGGATTTCCTAAgatgattgctgggtcatacggtaagTGTATGTTTCATTTCATAAGATACTGTCTGATTATTATTTGAAGTGACTGCTCCACTTTGCTTCCTGTCAGCAATGGATGAGATCTCCAGTTACATTGCATCCTTGTGAGCATTTTCATTGCCATTTACTATTATATTCTAGTCATTCTAATATGTATATGGGATAacacagtgattttattttactttcaacatggtgattttaaattttatttccctaatTGCAAAtggtgttgagcattttttttttaatttaaacttccatctgtgtatcttctgtgATAAAGTATCTTTACTCTATATCCATGCTGTACTGTTAATCATTTTATTATCATATTATTAAGGTTTAGTATTCTTTTAAGCTATTATCCATATTCagcatcattattttgaaaaagggTTATTCTTCTTGTATGTATTTTCCTTAAcagctttgtcaaaaatcagttgactatactgaataaatttatttctgaaaagtctATTTTGTTGTAGACTTACATGTCTGCATGTCTCATTAGTGCCACAATATCTTGGTTATTTTAGGTTTGTGTTAAATCTCGAAATTATGTGAGGTCTccaacattttcaaaaatgttttgaatACTTTAGCTCctttacattttcataaaaattatattttattacctTGTCTTTTCTGTAAAAATGCTTGTTTAATTTTAAGTAGGGTTCCACTGAATATAAAGATCTTTTGGGGTTGCATTTAGTTAGTAGAGACTGTGTTCACAGTTGGACTGTTTACAaaattcctcccttctttcttccttccttttctcctttcttccctcctttttttcccttcctgcttcttttcattcttttctttgcttttctcttcctttttctctctttggttTAGTCCTCGGACTCTATCACCGGCACTACTTAATTACTGATTTAGAATCTCTGGATGTAGACTGGAAGCAAGTATGTATTGCTTCACAATtgtttgaaaacaatttaaatgcaCTGCTAGGTACTAATTTATGGAATGGTATATGGCACGCTCCAAAACACGTCTCCATGCAACTCAAAAAGCTTGGAATTTATCTTCCCATATCTCTAATTTAAAAGGTTCTACTACAAAGAATATTAAAGTTATCTGGATACAGTACCATGTCCCCTGTCAAACTAcctattcatatatttatatcttaCCTCTTCCATTAAACTATGCACTAAAATTTAATATATCTAAACTGTTTATTTAAACAATTTGTCTCTCATAATACTCAGAAATGTAGCACGTTTAAGTTTAAGTAACTATAATAATCATCACTAAATGATTATGAATTCTTCCATAGTTTATGTTTTCACAAAAATTCATTATGTGTATGTAAAGAATTTTGAGAGAAGTAATGCCATATACTTCTGGGAGATAAAGGTTATATTTCCTGGTACATAGGTATTTAGTGTCAGAATGAGGAGTATGTCCTATATCATTAGATTTAATTTCCAATTCTATGAATAGCTTTTTTCCACTGAGGGATCATTTTATTCAGAGGCCCACTGCACTTATTGAATTTTATCTGTAATAAGAGTTCATTGCTACAGAACCAGCCACTCATTTACTATGGGGGGAAATAACCAGATAAGGTGGTTACTTTCCGTCCCAGAAGAGAATTAGTGTGTTTACTCCTTCGGGTTTCCCTGTGGATTTCAAGAAGAGCTTGGCAATCTGATGTAAGACTCCTAATGCCTAGTATTCATATATACCGTAACTGAGCAATTAATTTCCACAGGTAAGAGGAAAGGTTTTTCATCacttataaaacattttagaagCTTTAAGAACTCCAGGGAACATTTTAGAGAAGTAGAACCCACTCTTACTATAATTAGGTATATAGAACTATAGATTAGAACATTAATTTCCTCAATGGAAGATAACAGAAGGAGGATGGTAGAAATAAAAGGTTGATTTaaacaagacaaaatattaaatggaGAGATAGTTAACTATCGACCAGCAACTTGGTAAGTGCCATTTGGAGATTAAGATGGTTTTCTCATGGAGGGATAGAAATAAGTTTGAAATCTATTTTGCTAGTCAGTTAATTGCTCTAAAAACTAcctctagtttttgttttgttttactttaatgCCCTGATCCCTAAACTAAGGGGTCATTTGTATAAATGAATTCACATATGTGACGATATTACTTGGCACTATTTCTGGGGTATGTCATTCCCAGAACTATGGCATATCGCAAAGAGTATGCAATACGGTCAAGTGGCAATAGCTGAACACGCGCAACAGAGACTCCTGAATCTGAATCCTGACTCTGCTAGTAGCTTATTATGTAAACTTGGCTAACCCATGGGTCTAGCTGGTCCTTAGGTTTCTCCTGTATAAGATGCTGGATTATTAACTGCAGGTTGCTATGCAGGTCACATAAGATGAAGTACACAAAAGTTCTaacacctgaaagtgaaagtgaagtcgctcagttgtgtccgactctttgcaaccccgtgaactgcagtccaccaggcgctccgtccatgggatcttccaggcaagagtactggagggggttgctatttccttctcgaggggatcttcccgacccagggatcgaacccaggtctcccgcattgtaggcagacgcttttaccatctgagccagcaacaCCTAGTAGCCACTTAATAACACGTGGTAACTGCTATCACATCTTTCCTTCAAGAGTGGTGTTTGTAGTATTTTTTCTCAGATGTTAAGTGCTACATGTTTTCTCAGTATATGAGAGTTGAGGAGATTATTTGATTTTAGTTTTCCAGAATGTGgctattttgttaaaaatttggAATCTATACTTTTGGTTTTCAGGCTCTACCTCTTAGAGTAGTATTTGCTGGATATAATCAGTTCTAATATTATATatagtgaagcagatcaccagcccaggtgggatgcatgagacaagtgctcgggcctggtgcactgggaggacccagaggagtcgggtggagagggaggtgggaggggggatcgggatggggaatacatgtaactccatggctgattcatgtcaatgtatgacaaaaccaactgaaatattgtgaagtaattagcctccaactaataaaataaataaattaaaaaatacattagttGATAGAAGTGCCTGTGCTGGAGCACCTTGGATGCAAGAGATAAACTCCATACATTTTATGGAATATGATATTACAGTCTTATTCATAATACAGTTACTGGAAACATCATTACCTTAAAAAATACCTATAATGATAGGCCAATACACAGGTTTCTCCATTTAAATAAGAGAAGCATTCTGTAAGATCAAGTAATTCCTCTAAAGAAAAATTGTAAAACAGTGAGTAAACCAGcagattattaattttatattaatgccTATGTAAAGATAGACTGGTATTTATATGTGTTTTATGCATTCATGACATACGTaaataatctttaattttttccaatattttagTTCTACACATTTTTTCAAATTGTTGTAAATCTCCAAATTTGGATCTACACAGTTCAACTCCTGTTGGTCAAGGGTTGATAGAGAACTATTGgtgcatttttcatattttgcttgcataattttttcttcttttcactgtgttttttttctttatttgcctAATTCCTGTTTTGTATCTGGCACTCTCTAGTAAATACTTTTGTACAACTATACTTTCTTtcttgaaagagagaaaagagagatgagagagagagagagacagagagaaatagatgagggtaaaagaaaacgagaaaattttaaaaaataaatatatttttgtgataCTCAAgctatacattaatatatttcatcttattattttggttttataagttattttattaatgtatCTTTCAAACTAAACTAGCTCATTCTAATACTTTCATGCATTGTGctattattggggcttcccaggtggcacaagtggtgaAAACCCCACCGACCAATACTGGAGACATAAGAGCCTTGGGTTCCTGCAGTGGTCAGGATAGAGCAGCCTGGGTCAGTGAGGGAGGGCTGGagatacactccagtattctcgcccggataatccacagacagaggagcctggtgggctaaggtccataggTTCGCAAATTTGGACAAGACTGAAATAACTTAGCACACGCAtcatgctattattattattattactgctacTACTTGTTATGTGTGTTAGAAAAGTTATCCATGTGAATCTAGAAGGAAGTTTCTGGGAAAACGAAgacatataacttttttttttcctgataatcaTTTGCTTCTCCTCTTGATATATGAAAgtcttaacaaaacaaaaatataaagtttcatgttaagaatataaatatttgtaagtcACTGAATTCAATGCAGTCGTCTGCATTAGAGATTTTGCACACCCTAAATGCATATTGGTCTATGGAACGCCGAGGAAGAACAAAAGTCAACAGGCTGAAATCTTGCCCTTACATCACAGATGCAACACGTAATTATGTTTCAAAGATAGAAGC
This genomic interval carries:
- the LOC136175408 gene encoding olfactory receptor 5T1-like translates to MSGSPPNLDLYRIQIKNRTEVTMFILMGFTDDFEMQIFLFLLFLAIYLFTMIGNLVLVFLVIMDSRLHNPMYYFLTALSLLDACYSSVITPKMLINFLSENKTISFLGCATQMFLFLTCGTTECFILAAMAYDRYVAIYNPLLYLVKMSPRVYVPLIISCYAVGILHATLHTVATFSLSFCASNEIRHVFCDIPPLLAISCSDTRMNQLLVFYFAGSIEISTILIVLISYGFILLAILRMRSAEGRRKVFSTCGSHLTGVSIFHGTVLFMYVRPTSSYALDHDMIVSVFYTIIIPMLNPIIYSLRNKDVKEAMKKVSGKNWFINKVYFSH